The following are encoded together in the Lathyrus oleraceus cultivar Zhongwan6 chromosome 3, CAAS_Psat_ZW6_1.0, whole genome shotgun sequence genome:
- the LOC127129772 gene encoding UDP-xylose transporter 2: MDGNEEDSSSQVIEVYKHEEKSLGSGVSDPALPTLGADQYLKKNRSPYLKVVSAMSTQLLYQSCPYQATTLLISGPYLDKLLTSQNVFAFKYTTQATVFIVLSCLISISVNFSTFLVIGKTSPVTYQVLGHLKTCLVLAFGYTLLHDPFSWRNIMGILLAMVGMILYSYYCTLENQQKAVEAATLASQAREGESDPLINLEKGTSAVTDSVGHMSPVWSKDKD, translated from the exons ATGGACGGAAACGAAGAAGATTCTAGCTCTCAGGTTATTGAAGTTTACAAGCATGAGGAGAAGT CCCTAGGAAGTGGAGTTTCTGACCCTGCATTACCAACTCTTGGTGCTGATCAATACCTTAAGAAGAACCGATCACCATACTTAAAGGTTGTATCAGCGATG TCCACCCAGCTTCTTTATCAATCATGTCCATACCAAGCAACAACCCTGTTAATCTCTGGTCCCTATCTGGATAAACTTTTGACCAGTCAAAATGTATTTGCTTTCAAGTACACAACGCAAGCGACGGTTTTCATAGTTCTTTCATGCCTCATCTCAATTTCTGTCAATTTTAGCACATTTCTTGTAATTGGAAAGACATCTCCAGTCACCTATCAGGTTCTTGGACACCTAAAGACATGCCTTGTATTGGCATTTGGTTATACTTTGCTCCACGATCCATTCAGCTGGAGAAACATCATGGGTATTCTGTTGGCCATGGTTGGGATGATTCTATATTCTTACTATTGTACTCTTGAGAATCAGCAAAAAGCCGTTGAAGCTGCCACACTAGCATCCCAGGCAAGGGAAGGTGAATCTGATCCTCTAATTAATTTGGAAAAAGGAACCAGCGCTGTGACTGACAGTGTTGGACATATGTCCCCTGTATGGAGCAAAGACAAAGACTAA